agggttctaatatttatattatttttagtgtaaCTTGTTGATagttgtattaataattttattgatttctgtACCCTCTAATCAAAGATAAACACATCATTTTTTTGCTCAATAGGgaccaaaaagaaagttcaaaactagtGATTATCTATAGTCTAATAAAACTCACTTATAAAATCCCATAAACAATAAGAtatttttcacaattagtatcatttgatATTCAAAGTACGAAAATCACATAGAATTTCATAACGTACTATCAACTAGATGGAGACATGATTAAAAGTGATATGAAtaaagttaaattcataattaaaattttaactataaaaaatatttctattttatttaggttattttgtcagttattttaaagtaaaatcaaaatcaaaccacataaatatcggttttaaaaatttaaaaccaaattaaaccaaatatcgggttttttaatcggtttggtttggttcatgGCTTGCGTTTGTTTTTTAGCCAAACGATGAACACAGCAAATAACACAgtaggaaaagtaaaaatataatgtaCTGATACCAGAGAAATAATTGCAAACAAAAATCAGAACCAAAAGAAATTTTGAAATACATACTTCATACTTGTTCGATGCTTTAAAATGTTTGTGGAGTTTTTCAATAGCATAttattgaaagatatttttgagaTGTAATTTTCTACGTGTAGCAAGAATCTCCACAATGAAACACCCAGAAGAATCATGAGacataaaattgattttgcaATTGCTATAAAGAAGGAATATTGCTacaagaggattttttttttctttttttttttttgtgttgctttttttttttttttttaccttccCTACTCGaaccttttttcattttttttgactatatatatatctttatctttaatatataattttttgtccttcattaaaagtttttgctttagataaaatcgtatTTTCgctatattttataatatttatatttaagagttgaaaattaattaaatatatttatgataaaatcttttcttattagaagtcattagaattaatgacaactaatattttttcattagtttaataattctaaatcaactattatgaaaagaatttaaaaagtctataaatctacatctacatctataatatattaaattcattaaccacttgaaacttctggtggcaATAAATATatatgcttacaataaaatatatgttttgaactttttgcatttcattaaaacctttataatagataaaatcgttaaattttaaataatcaaaagttatacGTGCGAGACAGGTGCGGCTAAActagtatgtatgtatgtatatatatatatatatatatatactagtttaggtatacACGCCTTGCGTGTGTACCACATTTTATTGAGTTCagacgttacactaaataggatatttgtttaaataataaaaatgaatacaataattaaattcaacatcttttgaagaatttatttaattaaacctaaactttaccaaaaaaaatttctcaaagttaatcaacattcatctaccacctataaactgcaacaaaacaatatgatgatagagacatcaaaataatataattaaatctaacctttacacaaaatttttctcaaagtcgtccgacactcatctaccacctgtaaactataataaaataatacgataatagagatatcaaaataatacaactaaactttacctttacacaaaaaaagcctcaaaataaagatataaaaacaatacaattaaacctaacatttaccaaaaaaaattttcaaagtcgaccgacattcatctaccatctgtaaattcatctatgacttgtaaactacaaaaaaataatacaattgtaATCACAAAGTTTCAGTTTTGATAAGAAAAATTCTTGTTTCAGCGacaattttgacactaaagaatgagttgaatgaaaacaaagaagatatatatttatacatacacacgttgaattctattatattgacaaaaatagtgaagaagttgatgGTTAGAAAATTgagcatccatcaatctagacatgcaaccgaatcaagttagatgagcatcaatcatatttttacaaTAAGCAAACCGTTTTCGTCTCTAGTTTaatgtgcatctcaatatttatagaagtatttccttaatagattCCTATTTcagtagtatttttttaattgatcagtacaaaggaaaatattatttgattctccttccatatattttaggagtcccatatattttaggagtctagttaatataataaaagtaattaaataataaattgaagaaaatattgaaaagatagttttgtctaaaAGAGAGTATTTTAATGCAggacaaaaaaattcaaatcacttttataattgacttcacacttctaatatattatagatatgcAAATGTGGGAATTTAGTCTTCTTTTCTTTATGAAACAGCTTTTATTTGCCTTCATTTTTTCCTGTTTCTTGGTATAATTTATAAGAACAATGAATTAAGTGATCctagaaaataaaatagaaactaTTTTCTCTATGTATGAAAACGTGAGAGGGAATTTAGTAGGATACAGTTTGTGTGGCATTGCAATTTTTAAGTTGTGTAGCGTGTGTATCGGGTGTTTGTGTATGGcagttattattttttgaattattattttattttttattttttaatagaaaaaaattatttttgtgatgTTGACACATGACGTTTTTGCTTTCATTATCAGACTAGTTAGAGTAAGCTCGTGCTTTACACGTGATATGGGCACGACCACGAAGATGGACGCATGCGAGAGTGTATTGAACCTGAGACTTGGAGTGTGCAAGTGAAGTATGAAGAAGGGCTTGGAACACACCCAAGCCGTCCCTATGTTGCACTCTAAGGGCGCCTATTTGGCACTCTTCATTAAAGTGTCCTCTTGGTCATTTTAACTCTtatttgtaatatactataagtataACATTTTAGGGTTTTgttcattagattttgatgataCTGAGAGTTGTGTAACACTTCGaaacatttctctcttgtgaaAAAGGCCCTTTGGTGGAAACTAGATAAACTACAAGTGTACCTCATCCCTACCACCTATACTATTTTTGCAAAACCCTCAAAACGGCGCATGCGAAATTGACTACGTAAATTCAATTTCCGATCAAGATGGCTACCACTTCCGGTGGGACTATCCCACCGGAGGATTCATCAATGCAGATTATAGAGAATATATACTTTCCTAAGTATGCTGAAGTACTTAAACCTAAACCATACGTGCATGAATACGTAAGAGTGCCTCCAAAACCAATAATTATACAGCATGGAGAGCCTTCGATTACTTAGAAGTCGTCAGAGGTGaagagtttgattttgcaagaaAACTTACAACATGCAATCATTGGTAATTTCTCTTATGGCAGGCCTGATGTTTATGAGCTTCAAAAgctaattcttgaacaatgtGCGATTAAGGGAGACTGTACAATAGGAGTTTTGGATacaaggaatattttgatttgtttgaaTCAATTAGAAGACTATGTTCAATTGTTATGTACGTCGGCATATTTCattaaatcaagaaataggtaTTGGCAAATGAGGACCCTCAAAGGGATCCATGGTTTGAACCGGATGTTGAAACCACGGTGGGAGTAGCATGGATCTCATTTCCAGATCTTCCACCAAATGTTTTTGCTAAAGAAGCTATATTCTCCATTGCCTCAGCTGTGGGCAAGCCTTTGGTGGTGGATATGGCCATAAAGAACCACACTAGGCCAAACCTTTGGTGGTGGATATAGCCACAAAGAACCATACTAGGCCAAGCTATACACGAGTGAAGATAGAGGTGGATCTAGTTGCTAAGACGCCacacaaaattaaaatcaatgaagaagatgatgttaCTGGAAATATAAAGTCCAAATGGATCCAAATCCAATTTAACGACAAACCTAAGTAATGTAAAGAGTGTTGTTTACAAGGTCATGATGAGGACTCATGCTGGGATATTCATCCAGAGTTATTTAAACAAAAGCAACAGGAAAAAAAAGCACAAGACAATAATGATGAAGGTATGCAAGGAAAGCACTATGCTAATGTTAATGCAGATTCAGAGAAGGAGAACAATCCATGGAGGCTAAGAAAAAACAAGTATAAAAAGGATCAATATGGTCACATTCTAGGAGAAGTGAAGGATACAGAGGAGTCTATAGAAATATCAAATGCGTTTGATGTACTTGATCAACAGGACAAAGTGAAGGAAAATATAGTAGCTGGCAATGCAAAAGAGTAGGAGAGCACCAATGATTAGGTCAATAAAAATTTTGGGAAGACATATATAGTAGGAACAAAAGATCAGGTCAATAAGGACATAGTTGATGAATCACAACAACAGACAAAGgaagagagaaaaagagtcaGAAAGTAGATAATACTAATGTCCAAAGCTCAGATGGTAAGAGTGCAGATCCAAATAAAACTCCAGAAGAAGAGGGGAATCAGAATGAGTCAAGAGAGTTGATGTTGGTACAAAACAATAATTCTCAGGAACAAATTCTAGAGATCTTGTACCTCTTGCTATGGAAGTGAGTAACATAATAGAAGTAGTTAATACTAAACATTAGGATATAGATAAGGATGACTTAATTGATAATGTTGAGGAGGTGGCAAAGGAAGGAGATTTGTCGCCTAATCAGACTAAGCCATTGAGGAAAAAGCATGGTAAAAGGAACAAAAAAAGTAAAGACATCAGTAATAGTATAATTCAGACAAAGAGTCAAACAACTGATTTACTCTCAAAATGAATGCTTTAATATAGAATATAAGGGCTATTAACACTCAGAAGGCTTTTATAAGGTTAATAACAATGCACAAAAGGTACTATTTTGGTTTCATAGGTCTTATGGAACCATTTTAGGAGGGGCATAATATTGAGGTATATAAGAGAAGATTGGGAATAGAGTATGCAGTAGTCAATATATCATGAAAGATATGGGCATTCATAGAAGCAACAATGGAGTATACCATAGTTATGAGGAACATCAACTCACACTAAGACTAGAGAATCAATAGGCAGGAACGGTGGTGATAGTCATATGAGTAAATGCCAGATGTAATCAAATGGAGAGAATTATGCTTTGGAATTATTTAAGGAATTTGAGTAGTAATATAAATGATCCATGGATAGTAGGAGGGGATTTTAATGTAATAAGGCATGCAGAAGAGAAACTTATAGGTTTACCTGTGACTTTTGAAGAATCAGAGGACTTTAGCCACTGCATAGCAACTGTAATCTGGATAAAATTGCTTTTAAAGGGAGTAAGTTTACATGGTGGAAGGAAGAGTAGATGAATAATGTATATTTAAAAGATTGGATAGAGTACTTGCTAATAACAAGCTACAAGAGTTATTCCCTGTAATGGAGGTGGACAATTTACCAAGGAGTGGTTTTGATCATGCTCCCATGTTACTTTATTGCAATACTAATCAGGAGAATCTGATAAAACTATTTAGGTTCCTTAATTTTTGGCTTAAGAAAGAATCTTGTATGGAGGTTATTAAGCAGAACTGGAAAGTTGAATCTTATGGTAATCCATTCATTGTTTTCATCAGAAACTAAAGAGGACCAAAGATGCATTAACTAAGTGGAGTAAACAaacttttggaaatcttttccAAGAGATAACTACTCTTGAGGAGATAATAAAGATAAGGGAGAAGTAGTTTGAAGAGAGGGGAGAATAGGGCATTCTTATTTAAGACACAGGCTGAGCTGATAGTGTAGTTGAAAAGAGAGAAAGATTACTGGAAATAGAAAGCTAGTTTTCAGTGGTTTAAAGATGGAgagtagaaaataattttttttatgctattgtaaagaaaagaagatcTAGACTAAGGATTAATAGAATTCAGAGTGAGGAAGGGGAATGGttggaacataaggatgaaaTTGCTGAAGCTGCTGTATTGTTCTATCATAATTAGTTTAtgttcataatttttcaatattggATGCATTACCTACTGTGGTAACAGATGAAAAAAATACTGGTAAAAGTACCAACATTGGAGAAAGTAAAGGCTGCAGTGATGAGACTGAATAGAAACAATGCTGAAGGTCCAGATTGTATAACTGGTGCTTTCTTTCAGGATGCTTGGGAAATAATAGCTACTGATCTTCATCAAATGGTTATAGACTTTTTCTGTGGATATGAAATCCCAAGGTTCATTACACATACAAATTTGGTGCTGATTCCTAAAAAGCTAATTGTTAGTAGTTTTTTAGACTTAAGATCAATATCACTTACTAATTCTGTGAATAAAATCTTCTCAAGGATTATTCATGAAAGACTTAAGTGTATGTTGCCAGATATAGTATCTGAGGAACAAGCTGGATTTTTTCATGGAAGAAGTATAGCTGAGAATATTTTGGTAGTACAGGAAATAGTTTCTGAAATCAGAAAAAGAGGGAAACCGCCAAATATGGTCATAAAATTGGATATGATGAAAGCTTACGATAGGGTGGAGtgggtttttttttttgactaaAGTATTAAAAAAGATCGGGTTCTGTGAACAACTTATAGATATGGTATTCAGGCTACTGTCAAATAATTGGTATTCTTTATTGATTAATGGACAGCCTAAAGAATTCTTTAAATCTTCTAGAGGGCTGAAACAAGGGGATCCTCTGTCTCCTACTTTGTTTATCATTGTAGCAGAAGTGCTTTCAAGAAGTCTAAAAGAATTATTGACTTTGAAGAACTTTAAATTGTTTGGCATGCCTAGAGGAAGTCCTAAGCTGAACCATTTTGCCTTTGCAAATGATATGAATATCATGTGTAAAGCAGAGTTAGGGACTTTACAACTATTGAAAACTACTTTGGAGAAATATGAGTTAGTGTCAGGGCAGAGAATTATCAAGGAGAAGAGTGCTTTATATTTTCATGACAATATGTCTAATGGAGCAGTTATTCTGGCAAAAGTGGCTACAGGAATACTTAGGAAGGATTTCCCTTTTAATTATCTTGGATGTCCAGTGTTTTATAAGAGGAAGAAGAAGTAGTACTACCAATTGATCATGAATAGGATTAGTTACAAACTACAATCTTGGAAGGGAAGACTCTTATATTATGGGAGGAGTATGCCCATACATTGCTTGTCCGTCATGAATCCATGTAAGAATGTTATAAAtgctcttaaaaaatattttgcaaaattttttttGATGTAGTAATGTGGAAGGAAAAGGTAGACAATGGGTGGCTTGGTCTAAGATGTGTGTACCAGAAGAGGAAGGAGGTCTTGGGTTTAGGAGTCTACATGATGTATCAACAACACTATTCTGTAAACTTTGGTGGAACTTCAGAACTAAGAGGTCTATATGGAGTGAGTATATGATGAATAagtattgcaacaaattacatcTTAAAGAAGTTATGTGGAAAACTGGAGATGGTACCCAAGTTTGGAAGAAGATGATACAGGTGAGGGATCTTATTAATCATTTGATTTTTTGGAGGATAATTAGAGTGGACTAGGTAATTTATATTCGATTATGGAGGTAAGCAGTGAATGGGATGATAGCACTTAGAGAGTAAGGGATTTTATAAAGGATGGGCATTGGGATGTACATAagctaaaataattattttcagaaGACATGGTGGATCATATAACTTAGAAGGTAAATGTTCCTCAGAATGAAGTGCAATAAGATAAGGCAGTATAGACACTGGAGACAAGGGGGAATTTTAGTGTCAAATAAGCATGGCACTATGTCAAGCATAGAGAGAGTCCTAATGAATTATACAAGAAGGTGTGGATAAAATGTGTACCTTTCAAAATAAGTTTCTTCATGTGGAGAATATGTAAAGGGAAGATTTCAGTTGATGCTACTATTAGGAGATAGGGAGTGAAAGGTCCATCTATGTGTTGGTATTTCTAGAATCCAACACAGGAGACAGTGGCTCATGTGCTACTGAGGTGTGATTTTGCTAACAGGACTtagtcctatttttcttcttttacaagAATTAATATACAGGGGTTGAGTCTGAGAAATGTAATATATACATGGTGGAATACAAATGTGAAGCCaaggaaaaaaatttattatagaCCACTGCTAGCTATTATAATATTAGAGCTTTGGAGAAGAAGGAATGCACTGAAGTATGAAAGAAAGGAAGGGAGAGTACACAGGATGATAATGAATGTTACAAAGGATTTGAGGATATTATTAAGGCGAGAAAGCCTGCATTAGAATTCTAAGGAGATTGGCCAACCATTATGCATCAATTCAGTCAGCTAAAACCTAGAATTAAGGTTATATGTGTGTTATGGAAGACACCAAAACCTGGATAGGTAAAGTACAATACAAATGGTGTTTCACAATGCAATCCAAGAAGAAGTTATTGGAGATTTTTCCTAAGAGATGAGTAGGGATATCTATTGTATGCAGCAGGAGCAACTATTGAGGATACTACTAGAATAGAAGTAGAAACAGTTGCTATTTTGAATGCAGCTAAACATTACAGTAAATCTGTACAAGATAGAGTAATCATACAGACTGACTCTCTAGCAATGAAGAAGATTCTCAACAAGAAGTGAAAAATAACATggaaaataaaagatataataatGGAAACATAGAGATTAATTGAAAGAAAGCAGATGCAGATAGGTCATTCATACAGAGAGGATAATCAGCTAGCAGACTACTTAGCTAACATGGAAGTggatcataattcattcacatatACAATATTTCATCAACTTCCTAGCACAACTAGAAGGATTATGAACAGTGATAAGTATCAGTCATCTTATCTAAGGCTAGCAGTTACACATTATTCTACAGACTGGATAGGCTAGTAAAGTTCTTTTACATTTTTATGTACATTCTAAGATAGGGAACAAAAAAAGGGAAATACTACTTAGCCTAAGTAACCAGCCATCAAAAAGGTCTCTCAGTAGATCAGGGGTCCATGGTCAGATTGTCAACACATGGAATTTCAGTTCTTGGCATCATCTAGTTACCAGTGGGTCCGAGCATTTCTTTATCTCCCTTTAATCCATAACTGGTTAACAAGAGATATGCTAATTTACAAAGCAATTagcaaatttaactaaaaaaagtaaaaatttcacCAGGAATGATAACCAGGCCTAAGCGGACTAGACCCTATTTTTGTGTACCAAAAAGCTTTTCACACACCTTAGTCCCAGAGATCTCAGCTGGTATAGAAAGAAAGATGGAGTTAAGCATGAGCAAGGTAACTTAAAAGGAGCAAAAGGGGAGGAAACAACTTACTCTTGAAGTTGGAGAAGCATTCACATAGCTGTACCAAAAAATGGAATTTGTTACCCAAAGAAGGAGCATTTCAAGCTGGAGATTGATGAAGAAAGCCATAGAAAAGGGAGATGAGGCAGAGAGGGCTATTGTGAGCTGATCTTAGCTCATTTAATAAACCCtacatatttattaaatattttgtgAAGGGTCGGGTCACGGGTTTGTCCTATCTGGTTCTTTTTGTCTTTTGGTGTTGTTTAGGATGGGTTGGCCTATTCATGTATTGATactttgattattaataaaatataaattaaacaaaaaaggACAACTATGAGtgtagattcacttgtgttgtgTTCAAGGATTGGAAACATTCGTGCTTGGGGATATTGGCCTCCCTCTTGTGTCTATGTAAGAGTGTTGGTGTTATTATTACATGTATTAAGGGTTTTGGTGTATGATGAATAACTTATTTCTTAGTGTTTTCTAATAATCTATGTCGCACTACCTatcttttattcttgtaatcgTGTAGTTGTGtttgttcttgtaatcttgtgttctttgtgttcatcttgttcatcacatATTGTTGCTATTTTGGTGTTGTTATAGATGTTGTTATCTTGTCATCCTTGTGCCTTTCTCGGCTTGAAACTTGGTTTTACAAGCTCTCGGCTTTTGTGTGTTATAACTTAGTTTGTGTTGGCTATTTTTGGTGCATTCCaagtttgatttttatcatttggtatcatagtttgttgttgattttgttccaacaaaatcaatcttaggcttattaattgaaaaataaaaataaaaagaaaaagagagtagtgttcttgagtttGTTTTTGGCCGAGAGAGTTTATTGCTCTTGTTGTGTCTCTTTGGCCAAAACattgagtctagatctaggagtcattttgtttgttttgttgtttctagtgttatctTCTTTATCTCTAACACTAAAGAAGTCTAGATCTAATTTTGAGcttatgttgttgatgttgttgttgtggacaAAGTGTGGCCACGTGTGATGTTGTTGTTCTAAGCTTCGAAGTgtggatattgttgttgttcttgatgttctttaccacattcaaaacttgttaaaaataaaatgaactttagatctaaaaaggtaaaataaaaaaagtttagtACTTGATAG
This DNA window, taken from Capsicum annuum cultivar UCD-10X-F1 unplaced genomic scaffold, UCD10Xv1.1 ctg3595, whole genome shotgun sequence, encodes the following:
- the LOC107852346 gene encoding uncharacterized protein LOC107852346 — translated: MERIMLWNYLRNLSSNINDPWIVGGDFNVIRHAEEKLIGLPVTFEESEDFSHCIATVIWIKLLLKGMKKILVKVPTLEKVKAAVMRLNRNNAEGPDCITGAFFQDAWEIIATDLHQMVIDFFCGYEIPRIIHERLKCMLPDIVSEEQAGFFHGRSIAENILVVQEIVSEIRKRGKPPNMVIKLDMMKAYDRVEWPKEFFKSSRGLKQGDPLSPTLFIIVAEVLSRSLKELLTLKNFKLFGMPRGSPKLNHFAFANDMNIMCKAELGTLQLLKTTLEKYELVSGQRIIKEKSALYFHDNMSNGAVILAKVATGILRKDFPFNYLGCPVFYKRKKK